Proteins encoded together in one Camelina sativa cultivar DH55 chromosome 9, Cs, whole genome shotgun sequence window:
- the LOC109126378 gene encoding uncharacterized protein LOC109126378 codes for MSNCNPKPTPLPQQLTNLSSKLFSEPTYFRSLPGKLQYLTVTRPDIQFAVNFVCQRMHAPTISEFGLLKRILRYLKGTLHMGLRIWKDNNLSLLAYSDSDWGGCKNTRRSTSGFCTRLGPNLISWSAKRQQTVSNSSSEAEYIALTATAQELTWLSFLLRDLRIFQNHPTVLQYDNLSTVYLSANPALHNRSKSFDIDYHFIREKVALGFIETRHIPAAFQLADIFTKSLPQKHLVFLRQRLGVECSPTSQLRGNVRECPKLSPTTIQDKAHSKLSPTTQPQKKTNPFVPAKDIREKMELQPQGTDSKLS; via the coding sequence ATGAGCAATTGCAATCCAAAGCCGACTCCACTTCCGCAGCAACTCACTAATCTGAGCTCTAAGCTGTTCTCCGAACCCACATACTTCAGAAGTCTCCCGGGTAAACTGCAATACCTAACCGTTACTCGCCCTGATATTCAGTTTGCtgtgaattttgtttgtcaGCGGATGCATGCTCCTACTATCTCAGAATTTGGTCTACTAAAACGGATCCTCCGATATCTCAAAGGAACACTTCACATGGGTCTACGCATCTGGAAAGACAACAACCTATCTCTATTGGCTTACAGTGACAGTGACTGGGGAGGCTGCAAGAATACCAGACGATCAACCTCTGGATTCTGCACTAGGCTTGGACCTAATCTCATTTCATGGTCAGCTAAACGCCAACAGACAGTATCGAACTCATCCAGTGAAGCAGAATACATAGCCCTCACAGCTACAGCTCAAGAACTCACGTGGCTCTCCTTTCTTCTCAGAGATCTCAGAATTTTTCAAAATCATCCCACCGTCCTTCAATACGACAACCTCTCAACAGTCTACCTTAGTGCGAACCCAGCTCTCCACAATCGCTCGAAAAGCTTCGACATCGATTACCACTTCATCAGAGAGAAAGTAGCCCTTGGCTTCATTGAGACGAGGCACATCCCAGCAGCCTTCCAATTAgcggacatcttcaccaaatcattaCCTCAAAAACACTTGGTCTTCCTCCGGCAAAGGCTCGGCGTCGAATGTTCTCCCACCTCACAATTGAGGGGGAATGTTAGAGAATGTCCTAAGTTGAGCCCAACAACAATCCAAGACAAGGCCCATTCCAAGTTGAGCCCAACTACTCAACcacagaagaagacaaatccTTTTGTACCTGCAAAAGACATTAGAGAAAAGATGGAGCTGCAACCACAAGGAACAGATTCAAAGCTCTCTTAA
- the LOC104710680 gene encoding ABC transporter B family member 18-like isoform X2, producing MKIKSWESIRSIFIHADGVDCILMALGLIGAIGDGFVTPMIFFVCSKLLNDFGDFSVIDVTFMQTISKNALVLLYVACASLVICFLGERQAAKLREKYLKAVLRQDVGYFDLHVTSTSDVITSVSSDSLVIQDFISEKLPNFLMNTSAFVGSYIVGFVLLWRLTIVGFPFIVLLLIPGLMYGGALINISRRIREEYNGAGSIAEQAISSVRTVYAFGSEKKMIAKFSNALQGSVKLGLRQGLAKGITIGSNGITYAIWGFMTWYGSRLVMNYGSKGGTVSTVTACVTFGGISLGQSLLNLKTFSEAFVAGERMIKVIKRIPDIDSDNVEGQILETTRGEIDFNHVKFTYPSRPLTPIFEDFCLRIPSGKTVALVGGSGSGKSTMISLLQRFYDPVAGEILLDGVPIHKLQVNWLRSQMGLVSQEPVLFATSITENILFSKEDASINEVVEAAKASNAHSFISQFTDGYKTQVGERGVQLSGGQKQRIAIARAIIKSPKILLLDEATSALDSESERVVQEALDNASVGRTTIIIAHRLSTIRNADIICVVKNGRITETGSHDELLEKVDGHYTSLIRLQQKENKESDRNINVSVKEGQVTSLSKDLKYSPKEFIRSTSSSIVTDLIPKDNRSRVPSFKRLMAMNRPEWKHALSGCVGAGLFGAVQPIYAFSTGSMVSVFFLTSHEEMKEKTRIYALVFVGLALFTFLTNISQHYSFAYMGEYLTKRIREHMLGKILTFEVNWFDEDENSSGAVCSRLANDANVVRSLVGDRMSLLVQTISSVSITCIIGLVISWRFAIVMISVQPLIVVSFYTKRVLLKRMSKNAINAQDESTKLAAEAVSNIRTITAFSSQERIIKLFKRAQEGPRRESVRQSWLAGIMLGTSQSLITGVSALNFWYGGRLVADGKMVSKAFLELFLIFSSTGRIIAEAGTMTKDLAKGSDAVVSVFAVLDRCTTIEPESLDGYVPKKIKGQIRFLNVDFAYPTRPDVIIFKNFSIKIEEGKSTAIVGPSGSGKSTIISLIERFYDPLKGIVKIDDRDIRSYHLRSLRQHIALVSQEPTLFAGTIRENIMYGGASNKINESEIIEAAKAANAHDFITLLSDGYDTYCGDRGVQLSGGQKQRIAIARAVLKNPSVLLLDEATSALDSQSERVVQDALERLMVGRTSIVIAHRLSTIQNCDTITVLEKGEIIESGTHSSLLANGPVGAYFSLVSLQRTLC from the exons atgaagataaagaGTTGGGAAAGCATAAGATCGATATTTATTCACGCCGACGGTGTAGATTGTATATTGATGGCATTAGGCTTAATCGGAGCCATTGGTGATGGCTTCGTTACTCCTATGATATTTTTCGTCTGCAGCAAACTACTGAACGACTTTGGTGACTTCTCTGTCATTGATGTGACATTCATGCAAACCATCTCCAAG AATGCTCTAGTTTTGCTTTATGTGGCTTGTGCATCTTTGGTGATATGTTTCCTTG GGGAGAGACAAGCGGCAAAACTGAGGGAGAAGTACTTAAAAGCGGTGTTAAGACAAGATGTGGGTTACTTTGATCTTCATGTCACAAGCACTTCTGATGTTATCACTAGTGTCTCTAGTGACAGCCTCGTCATTCAAGACTTCATCAGTGAGAAG TTACCAAACTTTTTGATGAATACATCTGCGTTTGTCGGAAGCTACATAGTGGGTTTCGTCTTATTGTGGAGACTTACAATAGTAGGCTTCCCATTTATCGTCCTTCTCTTGATCCCTGGACTAATGTATGGAGGAGCCCTCATAAACATCTCGAGGAGGATACGTGAAGAGTACAATGGAGCTGGTTCTATAGCTGAGCAGGCCATCTCGTCGGTTCGAACCGTCTACGCATTTGGTAGTGAAAAGAAGATGATAGCAAAGTTCTCAAATGCACTTCAAGGGTCGGTGAAGCTAGGGTTGAGACAAGGGCTAGCTAAAGGAATCACCATTGGGAGCAATGGTATTACTTATGCTATATGGGGGTTCATGACTTGGTACGGAAGTCGCCTGGTTATGAACTATGGTTCCAAAGGTGGTACTGTCTCCACGGTCACTGCTTGCGTCACGTTCGGCGGCAT ATCCCTAGGTCAAAGTTTGTTGAATCTCAAAACTTTCTCGGAGGCGTTTGTAGCGGGGGAACGAATGATCAAAGTGATAAAAAGAATTCCTGATATAGACTCAGACAACGTGGAAGGCCAGATTTTGGAGACAACTCGAGGAGAAATCGATTTCAACCACGTGAAGTTCACATACCCGTCTAGACCCCTAACCCCAATCTTTGAAGACTTTTGTCTAAGAATTCCATCAGGGAAAACTGTCGCTCTGGTAGGCGGAAGCGGATCGGGAAAGTCAACTATGATATCACTTTTGCAAAGGTTCTATGACCCGGTCGCTGGAGAGATTCTTCTTGATGGTGTGCCCATTCATAAGTTGCAAGTGAACTGGTTGAGATCACAAATGGGTCTAGTTAGCCAAGAGCCAGTGCTTTTCGCCACATCAATAACAGAAAACATATTATTCAGTAAAGAGGATGCATCCATCAACGAGGTAGTGGAAGCTGCCAAAGCTTCAAATGCTCATAGTTTCATATCTCAGTTCACCGATGGTTACAAAACTCAG GTTGGGGAAAGAGGAGTACAATTATCTGGAGGCCAGAAGCAGAGGATCGCAATTGCACGAGCAATAATTAAGTCACCGAAAATTCTTCTTCTAGACGAAGCAACAAGCGCATTGGACTCAGAATCCGAAAGGGTAGTCCAAGAAGCCTTAGATAATGCTTCTGTTGGCCGCACAACTATAATAATTGCCCACCGCCTCTCTACCATTCGTAATGCTGATATTATCTGTGTAGTAAAAAATGGCCGCATTACAGAAACTGGATCACATGACGAGCTCTTGGAGAAAGTAGATGGTCACTACACTTCTCTAATCCGCTTacaacaaaaggaaaataaagaatCAGATCGTAACATCAATGTAAGTGTGAAAGAGGGCCAGGTAACGAGTTTGAGTAAAGACCTGAAGTACAGTCCAAAAGAATTTATTCGTAGCACGAGTTCAAGTATTGTTACAGATTTGATTCCTAAGGATAATAGGTCACGTGTGCCATCATTTAAGAGATTGATGGCAATGAATAGACCAGAGTGGAAACATGCATTATCTGGTTGCGTAGGTGCAGGCCTGTTTGGTGCTGTACAACCAATTTACGCATTTTCTACAGGATCAATGGTATCAGTATTTTTCCTAACGAGTCATGAGGAgatgaaggagaaaacaagGATCTATGCGTTAGTATTTGTCGGACTAGCTTTGTTCACTTTCTTGACTAATATTAGTCAGCATTATAGTTTTGCATACATGGGCGAATACCTCACAAAACGTATCCGAGAACATATGCTAGGGAAGATACTAACTTTTGAAGTCAATTGGTTTGACGAAGATGAGAACTCGAGTGGTGCGGTTTGCTCTAGACTAGCAAACGATGCTAATGTG GTGAGATCACTAGTTGGTGATCGAATGTCACTGTTGGTACAAACTATATCATCAGTGAGTATCACTTGTATAATTGGTTTGGTCATCTCTTGGCGATTCGCCATAGTGATGATTTCAGTGCAGCCACTGATTGTTGTGTCCTTCTACACTAAACGTGTTCTGCTTAAGCGCATGTCGAAAAATGCCATCAACGCCCAAGATGAAAGCACTAAACTAGCTGCCGAGGCTGTCTCCAATATTCGAACCATCACAGCTTTCTCCTCACAGGAaagaattattaaattatttaaaagggCACAAGAAGGTCCGCGGAGAGAAAGCGTCCGCCAATCGTGGTTAGCAGGGATTATGTTGGGGACTTCACAAAGCCTTATAACGGGTGTGTCAGCTTTGAATTTCTGGTATGGTGGTAGACTAGTTGCTGATGGGAAGATGGTGTCAAAAGCATTCTTAGagttgtttttgattttttcgaGTACGGGTCGGATTATTGCCGAAGCTGGGACCATGACCAAAGATCTAGCCAAGGGATCAGATGCGGTTGTGTCAGTGTTTGCAGTATTAGATCGATGCACAACCATTGAGCCAGAGAGCCTAGATGGATACGtccccaaaaaaataaagggaCAAATAAGATTTCTCAACGTGGACTTCGCTTACCCAACACGACCTGATGTGATTATATTCAAGAACTTCTCTATTAAGATCGAAGAGGGGAAGTCAACAGCGATCGTAGGTCCAAGCGGGTCAGGTAAATCCACGATAATTAGCTTGATCGAGCGGTTCTATGACCCGTTAAAGGGTATTGTTAAAATCGATGATCGTGATATAAGATCATATCATCTGAGATCACTTCGTCAACATATAGCTTTGGTTAGCCAAGAGCCAACGTTGTTCGCTGGGACAATACGAGAGAACATCATGTACGGAGGAGCATCTAACAAGATAAACGAATCGGAGATTATCGAGGCGGCAAAGGCAGCCAACGCTCATGATTTTATCACATTGCTATCTGATGGCTATGACACGTACTGCGGGGATAGGGGAGTGCAATTGTCTGGTGGTCAAAAACAGAGAATTGCGATCGCTCGAGCTGTTCTAAAGAATCCATCTGTCTTGCTCCTTGATGAAGCTACGAGCGCTTTGGACAGCCAATCGGAACGTGTGGTACAAGACGCACTTGAGCGTTTGATGGTTGGGAGGACAAGTATTGTGATTGCACATAGGCTTAGCACAATTCAGAACTGCGACACGATCACTGTTTTAGAGAAAGGGGAAATTATCGAAAGTGGTACACACTCTTCTTTGTTGGCCAACGGTCCCGTGGGAGCTTATTTCTCATTGGTCAGTCTCCAAAGAACTCTATGTTGA
- the LOC104710680 gene encoding ABC transporter B family member 18-like isoform X1, which translates to MKIKSWESIRSIFIHADGVDCILMALGLIGAIGDGFVTPMIFFVCSKLLNDFGDFSVIDVTFMQTISKNALVLLYVACASLVICFLEGYCWTRTGERQAAKLREKYLKAVLRQDVGYFDLHVTSTSDVITSVSSDSLVIQDFISEKLPNFLMNTSAFVGSYIVGFVLLWRLTIVGFPFIVLLLIPGLMYGGALINISRRIREEYNGAGSIAEQAISSVRTVYAFGSEKKMIAKFSNALQGSVKLGLRQGLAKGITIGSNGITYAIWGFMTWYGSRLVMNYGSKGGTVSTVTACVTFGGISLGQSLLNLKTFSEAFVAGERMIKVIKRIPDIDSDNVEGQILETTRGEIDFNHVKFTYPSRPLTPIFEDFCLRIPSGKTVALVGGSGSGKSTMISLLQRFYDPVAGEILLDGVPIHKLQVNWLRSQMGLVSQEPVLFATSITENILFSKEDASINEVVEAAKASNAHSFISQFTDGYKTQVGERGVQLSGGQKQRIAIARAIIKSPKILLLDEATSALDSESERVVQEALDNASVGRTTIIIAHRLSTIRNADIICVVKNGRITETGSHDELLEKVDGHYTSLIRLQQKENKESDRNINVSVKEGQVTSLSKDLKYSPKEFIRSTSSSIVTDLIPKDNRSRVPSFKRLMAMNRPEWKHALSGCVGAGLFGAVQPIYAFSTGSMVSVFFLTSHEEMKEKTRIYALVFVGLALFTFLTNISQHYSFAYMGEYLTKRIREHMLGKILTFEVNWFDEDENSSGAVCSRLANDANVVRSLVGDRMSLLVQTISSVSITCIIGLVISWRFAIVMISVQPLIVVSFYTKRVLLKRMSKNAINAQDESTKLAAEAVSNIRTITAFSSQERIIKLFKRAQEGPRRESVRQSWLAGIMLGTSQSLITGVSALNFWYGGRLVADGKMVSKAFLELFLIFSSTGRIIAEAGTMTKDLAKGSDAVVSVFAVLDRCTTIEPESLDGYVPKKIKGQIRFLNVDFAYPTRPDVIIFKNFSIKIEEGKSTAIVGPSGSGKSTIISLIERFYDPLKGIVKIDDRDIRSYHLRSLRQHIALVSQEPTLFAGTIRENIMYGGASNKINESEIIEAAKAANAHDFITLLSDGYDTYCGDRGVQLSGGQKQRIAIARAVLKNPSVLLLDEATSALDSQSERVVQDALERLMVGRTSIVIAHRLSTIQNCDTITVLEKGEIIESGTHSSLLANGPVGAYFSLVSLQRTLC; encoded by the exons atgaagataaagaGTTGGGAAAGCATAAGATCGATATTTATTCACGCCGACGGTGTAGATTGTATATTGATGGCATTAGGCTTAATCGGAGCCATTGGTGATGGCTTCGTTACTCCTATGATATTTTTCGTCTGCAGCAAACTACTGAACGACTTTGGTGACTTCTCTGTCATTGATGTGACATTCATGCAAACCATCTCCAAG AATGCTCTAGTTTTGCTTTATGTGGCTTGTGCATCTTTGGTGATATGTTTCCTTG aagGATACTGCTGGACAAGAACAGGGGAGAGACAAGCGGCAAAACTGAGGGAGAAGTACTTAAAAGCGGTGTTAAGACAAGATGTGGGTTACTTTGATCTTCATGTCACAAGCACTTCTGATGTTATCACTAGTGTCTCTAGTGACAGCCTCGTCATTCAAGACTTCATCAGTGAGAAG TTACCAAACTTTTTGATGAATACATCTGCGTTTGTCGGAAGCTACATAGTGGGTTTCGTCTTATTGTGGAGACTTACAATAGTAGGCTTCCCATTTATCGTCCTTCTCTTGATCCCTGGACTAATGTATGGAGGAGCCCTCATAAACATCTCGAGGAGGATACGTGAAGAGTACAATGGAGCTGGTTCTATAGCTGAGCAGGCCATCTCGTCGGTTCGAACCGTCTACGCATTTGGTAGTGAAAAGAAGATGATAGCAAAGTTCTCAAATGCACTTCAAGGGTCGGTGAAGCTAGGGTTGAGACAAGGGCTAGCTAAAGGAATCACCATTGGGAGCAATGGTATTACTTATGCTATATGGGGGTTCATGACTTGGTACGGAAGTCGCCTGGTTATGAACTATGGTTCCAAAGGTGGTACTGTCTCCACGGTCACTGCTTGCGTCACGTTCGGCGGCAT ATCCCTAGGTCAAAGTTTGTTGAATCTCAAAACTTTCTCGGAGGCGTTTGTAGCGGGGGAACGAATGATCAAAGTGATAAAAAGAATTCCTGATATAGACTCAGACAACGTGGAAGGCCAGATTTTGGAGACAACTCGAGGAGAAATCGATTTCAACCACGTGAAGTTCACATACCCGTCTAGACCCCTAACCCCAATCTTTGAAGACTTTTGTCTAAGAATTCCATCAGGGAAAACTGTCGCTCTGGTAGGCGGAAGCGGATCGGGAAAGTCAACTATGATATCACTTTTGCAAAGGTTCTATGACCCGGTCGCTGGAGAGATTCTTCTTGATGGTGTGCCCATTCATAAGTTGCAAGTGAACTGGTTGAGATCACAAATGGGTCTAGTTAGCCAAGAGCCAGTGCTTTTCGCCACATCAATAACAGAAAACATATTATTCAGTAAAGAGGATGCATCCATCAACGAGGTAGTGGAAGCTGCCAAAGCTTCAAATGCTCATAGTTTCATATCTCAGTTCACCGATGGTTACAAAACTCAG GTTGGGGAAAGAGGAGTACAATTATCTGGAGGCCAGAAGCAGAGGATCGCAATTGCACGAGCAATAATTAAGTCACCGAAAATTCTTCTTCTAGACGAAGCAACAAGCGCATTGGACTCAGAATCCGAAAGGGTAGTCCAAGAAGCCTTAGATAATGCTTCTGTTGGCCGCACAACTATAATAATTGCCCACCGCCTCTCTACCATTCGTAATGCTGATATTATCTGTGTAGTAAAAAATGGCCGCATTACAGAAACTGGATCACATGACGAGCTCTTGGAGAAAGTAGATGGTCACTACACTTCTCTAATCCGCTTacaacaaaaggaaaataaagaatCAGATCGTAACATCAATGTAAGTGTGAAAGAGGGCCAGGTAACGAGTTTGAGTAAAGACCTGAAGTACAGTCCAAAAGAATTTATTCGTAGCACGAGTTCAAGTATTGTTACAGATTTGATTCCTAAGGATAATAGGTCACGTGTGCCATCATTTAAGAGATTGATGGCAATGAATAGACCAGAGTGGAAACATGCATTATCTGGTTGCGTAGGTGCAGGCCTGTTTGGTGCTGTACAACCAATTTACGCATTTTCTACAGGATCAATGGTATCAGTATTTTTCCTAACGAGTCATGAGGAgatgaaggagaaaacaagGATCTATGCGTTAGTATTTGTCGGACTAGCTTTGTTCACTTTCTTGACTAATATTAGTCAGCATTATAGTTTTGCATACATGGGCGAATACCTCACAAAACGTATCCGAGAACATATGCTAGGGAAGATACTAACTTTTGAAGTCAATTGGTTTGACGAAGATGAGAACTCGAGTGGTGCGGTTTGCTCTAGACTAGCAAACGATGCTAATGTG GTGAGATCACTAGTTGGTGATCGAATGTCACTGTTGGTACAAACTATATCATCAGTGAGTATCACTTGTATAATTGGTTTGGTCATCTCTTGGCGATTCGCCATAGTGATGATTTCAGTGCAGCCACTGATTGTTGTGTCCTTCTACACTAAACGTGTTCTGCTTAAGCGCATGTCGAAAAATGCCATCAACGCCCAAGATGAAAGCACTAAACTAGCTGCCGAGGCTGTCTCCAATATTCGAACCATCACAGCTTTCTCCTCACAGGAaagaattattaaattatttaaaagggCACAAGAAGGTCCGCGGAGAGAAAGCGTCCGCCAATCGTGGTTAGCAGGGATTATGTTGGGGACTTCACAAAGCCTTATAACGGGTGTGTCAGCTTTGAATTTCTGGTATGGTGGTAGACTAGTTGCTGATGGGAAGATGGTGTCAAAAGCATTCTTAGagttgtttttgattttttcgaGTACGGGTCGGATTATTGCCGAAGCTGGGACCATGACCAAAGATCTAGCCAAGGGATCAGATGCGGTTGTGTCAGTGTTTGCAGTATTAGATCGATGCACAACCATTGAGCCAGAGAGCCTAGATGGATACGtccccaaaaaaataaagggaCAAATAAGATTTCTCAACGTGGACTTCGCTTACCCAACACGACCTGATGTGATTATATTCAAGAACTTCTCTATTAAGATCGAAGAGGGGAAGTCAACAGCGATCGTAGGTCCAAGCGGGTCAGGTAAATCCACGATAATTAGCTTGATCGAGCGGTTCTATGACCCGTTAAAGGGTATTGTTAAAATCGATGATCGTGATATAAGATCATATCATCTGAGATCACTTCGTCAACATATAGCTTTGGTTAGCCAAGAGCCAACGTTGTTCGCTGGGACAATACGAGAGAACATCATGTACGGAGGAGCATCTAACAAGATAAACGAATCGGAGATTATCGAGGCGGCAAAGGCAGCCAACGCTCATGATTTTATCACATTGCTATCTGATGGCTATGACACGTACTGCGGGGATAGGGGAGTGCAATTGTCTGGTGGTCAAAAACAGAGAATTGCGATCGCTCGAGCTGTTCTAAAGAATCCATCTGTCTTGCTCCTTGATGAAGCTACGAGCGCTTTGGACAGCCAATCGGAACGTGTGGTACAAGACGCACTTGAGCGTTTGATGGTTGGGAGGACAAGTATTGTGATTGCACATAGGCTTAGCACAATTCAGAACTGCGACACGATCACTGTTTTAGAGAAAGGGGAAATTATCGAAAGTGGTACACACTCTTCTTTGTTGGCCAACGGTCCCGTGGGAGCTTATTTCTCATTGGTCAGTCTCCAAAGAACTCTATGTTGA